In Oscillatoria acuminata PCC 6304, a single window of DNA contains:
- a CDS encoding HD family phosphohydrolase, whose protein sequence is MRSIQMLTRQLEQWGRDCAHIYSRNFSDRNQRKRGTLRTGSPRSLPHELPSPPGQGSTELRAWRKRFQSQMNTTVHSPVALVLAVTCLTATIGQRFYNQPRLDVGTIAPQTFIASEDARVEDTKTTEDNRRAARIGSSPVLMIDRPVSQQMEKVLQRVLDEGTQLRQVGGQFPFVDITILSTSTQLYLRQAPEWEYNAMVRAAGEDTPMVDISANSVQDPEQSSPTTWAIERGLLTDSGQQAVMELQAYRKRGGSVAFSGLVEQISQARQTYRLAVAAIADTTSITSTHIYSLNLFELSDEEWIQTQLGLDNALQRMLSQGIPPGLPKNILQMAVMIQLEGQVPQGAVELSQNLLLEVLQPNLTKDLERTRVRAEQAALEVKPVLVTIEQGEVIIEQGEPISQSQFVLLDHFDLSRREINWPGLLGFGGTVTIAVGIFWLVQRRVHPKLRRRDRGLALLLSLTAPLLISLGIPYTTLPAVGLLLGSFYGSILSGTVVGLLSVLLPLGIEIEWTYLLANAAAGVVSGILAGRMRSREELAMVGGVAGLTQGGVYLIGSLIPSATAGTIWYTILGAAGIQAIAGVSWSIVALGLSPYLEHLFDLVTPIRLAELANPNRPLLKRLASEAPGTFQHTLFVATLAEAAAKELSCNVELIRTGTLYHDIGKMHDPQGFIENQMGGPNKHDEIDDPWESAAIIKKHVTEGLVMARKCRLPKAIQAFIPEHQGTMLIAYFYHQAKQRAQQEGREVRDEDFRYDGPIPQSRETAIVMLADSCEAALRSLKEVTPEEALNMVNKILKARWQDNQLGESGLKREEMPKIAEIFVRVWQQFNHKRIAYPKGALSLHSK, encoded by the coding sequence ATGAGATCAATTCAGATGCTGACTCGGCAACTCGAACAATGGGGAAGAGATTGCGCCCACATTTACTCGCGCAATTTTTCTGACCGCAATCAACGGAAGAGAGGGACCCTCCGTACAGGGTCCCCTCGGTCTTTGCCTCACGAGTTACCCTCCCCTCCCGGTCAAGGTTCAACTGAACTGCGCGCTTGGAGAAAGAGATTCCAATCCCAGATGAATACTACAGTCCATTCCCCTGTCGCCCTTGTGCTGGCAGTGACTTGCCTCACCGCAACTATCGGACAGCGCTTTTACAATCAGCCGCGATTGGATGTAGGCACGATTGCCCCACAAACCTTTATCGCTTCAGAAGACGCTAGGGTAGAGGACACCAAAACCACTGAAGACAATCGCAGGGCGGCCCGCATTGGATCCAGTCCGGTTTTAATGATTGATCGCCCCGTCTCTCAGCAGATGGAGAAAGTCCTGCAACGAGTGTTGGACGAAGGGACCCAATTGCGCCAAGTTGGGGGGCAATTTCCCTTTGTGGATATCACCATCTTGTCTACTTCGACACAGCTTTATTTGAGACAGGCCCCGGAGTGGGAATATAACGCGATGGTGAGGGCGGCGGGAGAAGATACGCCCATGGTAGATATTTCCGCCAATTCAGTTCAGGACCCCGAACAGTCGTCTCCGACAACTTGGGCGATCGAACGGGGTCTGTTAACGGACTCCGGACAGCAAGCGGTGATGGAACTGCAAGCGTACCGCAAACGGGGTGGGTCCGTGGCGTTTTCGGGATTGGTGGAGCAAATTTCCCAGGCGCGTCAAACCTACCGTTTAGCGGTGGCGGCGATCGCAGATACGACCAGTATCACCTCAACTCATATTTATAGTCTCAATTTATTTGAACTCTCTGATGAAGAGTGGATTCAAACTCAATTGGGTCTCGACAATGCCTTACAGCGGATGTTGTCCCAAGGGATTCCACCGGGATTGCCGAAAAATATTCTGCAAATGGCGGTGATGATCCAGTTGGAGGGTCAGGTGCCACAGGGGGCAGTGGAACTCTCTCAGAATTTACTGTTAGAGGTCCTACAGCCTAATTTAACCAAAGATTTAGAACGCACCCGAGTCCGCGCTGAACAAGCGGCCCTGGAAGTCAAGCCGGTTCTTGTCACCATTGAACAAGGGGAGGTGATTATTGAACAGGGTGAACCGATTTCTCAGTCGCAATTTGTGCTTTTAGATCACTTTGATCTGAGTCGCCGAGAAATTAATTGGCCCGGACTGTTGGGGTTTGGCGGAACAGTAACGATCGCCGTGGGGATTTTTTGGTTGGTTCAACGGCGGGTTCATCCGAAGTTACGACGGCGCGATCGCGGTCTGGCATTACTTTTGTCCTTGACGGCACCGCTATTAATTTCTCTGGGGATTCCTTACACGACCTTACCGGCAGTCGGGTTATTACTCGGCAGTTTCTACGGGTCCATCCTGTCGGGGACGGTTGTGGGACTTCTGAGTGTCCTCTTACCCCTAGGCATTGAAATCGAGTGGACTTATTTGCTGGCGAATGCGGCTGCCGGTGTCGTCAGTGGCATCCTAGCCGGACGAATGCGATCGCGAGAAGAACTGGCAATGGTTGGGGGTGTAGCTGGTTTAACCCAAGGTGGAGTTTACCTGATTGGTAGCCTGATTCCCAGTGCCACCGCCGGGACCATCTGGTACACGATTCTGGGGGCTGCTGGGATTCAGGCGATCGCTGGGGTCTCCTGGAGTATTGTCGCCCTCGGCTTGAGTCCCTACCTCGAACATCTGTTTGACCTAGTAACGCCCATCCGTCTGGCAGAACTGGCTAACCCCAATCGCCCCCTCTTAAAACGGTTGGCTTCCGAAGCGCCGGGGACCTTCCAACATACTCTGTTTGTCGCCACCCTCGCCGAAGCTGCCGCCAAGGAACTTAGCTGTAATGTGGAACTGATTCGCACAGGTACGTTGTATCATGACATCGGTAAAATGCACGACCCCCAAGGGTTTATCGAAAACCAAATGGGGGGACCGAACAAACATGATGAAATTGATGACCCTTGGGAAAGTGCGGCAATTATTAAAAAGCACGTCACCGAAGGGCTGGTGATGGCGCGTAAATGCCGTTTACCGAAAGCGATTCAAGCCTTTATTCCGGAACACCAAGGCACAATGTTGATTGCTTATTTTTACCATCAAGCGAAACAACGTGCTCAACAAGAGGGGCGAGAAGTGCGGGATGAAGATTTCCGCTATGATGGTCCAATTCCCCAATCTCGGGAAACGGCGATCGTCATGTTGGCCGACTCTTGTGAGGCAGCCTTACGCAGTCTCAAGGAAGTCACCCCAGAGGAAGCCTTGAATATGGTGAATAAAATTCTCAAAGCCCGGTGGCAAGACAATCAACTGGGTGAGTCCGGTCTGAAACGGGAAGAAATGCCGAAAATTGCCGAAATCTTTGTGAGGGTTTGGCAACAGTTCAATCACAAACGGATTGCCTATCCCAAAGGGGCGCTTTCTCTCCACTCGAAGTAA
- a CDS encoding carbohydrate ABC transporter permease, which translates to MKDSLKLTAARQTQSRWKRLGFYALLSAIAFLTLLPLIWLVSTAFKSPNENIFQIPPQFLPAEPTFQNFVRVWEASPFGQYLFNSTLVAVLTVSFNVIFCALAAYPLARLEFPGRNLIFSGIVSTIMIPFQIVMIPLYILTVQLGLKNTYLGIILPSLASAFGIFLLRQAFKGVPKELEEAGRMDGCSELGIWWNVMIPAVKPALVTLALLVFIGSWSDFLWPLLVIDRPEFYTLPLGVARLEGTFSADWRLIAAGSTIAIAPVLLLFLLLQQYIVPTDAGTGVKG; encoded by the coding sequence ATGAAAGATTCCCTCAAGCTGACTGCTGCGCGTCAAACCCAATCCCGATGGAAACGGTTGGGTTTTTATGCCCTGTTGAGTGCGATCGCCTTCCTCACCCTACTCCCCTTAATTTGGCTAGTGAGTACCGCCTTCAAGTCGCCGAATGAAAACATCTTTCAAATTCCTCCGCAATTCCTCCCCGCAGAACCCACATTCCAGAACTTTGTTCGGGTATGGGAAGCAAGTCCCTTCGGACAATATCTCTTTAATAGTACCTTGGTTGCAGTCCTAACGGTGAGCTTTAATGTGATATTTTGTGCCTTAGCAGCTTATCCCCTAGCCCGATTAGAATTTCCCGGCAGGAATCTGATTTTTTCCGGAATAGTCTCTACGATTATGATTCCTTTTCAAATCGTGATGATTCCCTTGTATATTTTAACCGTGCAGTTGGGATTAAAAAACACTTATTTAGGGATTATCTTACCTTCTCTCGCCTCAGCCTTTGGCATCTTTTTATTGCGCCAAGCCTTTAAAGGAGTACCGAAAGAGTTAGAAGAAGCAGGACGGATGGATGGCTGTTCAGAATTAGGGATTTGGTGGAATGTGATGATTCCGGCGGTGAAACCCGCGCTAGTGACGTTAGCGCTGTTGGTCTTTATTGGGTCATGGAGTGATTTTCTGTGGCCGTTACTGGTGATTGACCGCCCGGAATTTTATACCTTACCCCTCGGGGTGGCGCGATTAGAAGGGACATTTTCCGCAGATTGGCGGTTGATTGCTGCGGGGTCAACGATCGCCATCGCCCCGGTGTTACTGTTATTTCTCCTGTTGCAGCAATACATTGTCCCCACGGATGCCGGGACGGGAGTTAAAGGGTAA